In Deinococcus sp. Leaf326, the genomic stretch ACCATCAAGTCGCAAGGTGTCGCTCTCATCACGATGAACGCCGTCACTCCCGATGTGTTTCTCCGAAATCGCCGCACCGTTCTTGAAGACGTGCACCAAGGCCATGGCGTGCCCTCGCCCTAGACCAAACTCTTCTTTCAACCAGGCAACAATCTCGTTTGCTTTGGTCTTCGGATCGGTGAATCCCTTCGCCTGCGCGAGAGCGACAAATTCATTGGGCGTTTTGCCAGTCTGCTTCTCGATGTTGTCAAGGTACGCTTGAAACGACATGAAGGCCTCCTCATAGGGTGGTGGTGTATCTCAAGCGTACTACGCGGAGAACGTAAAACCGCAAGTCTGAGTTAGAGCGAGCTGGTCAGAATGCCCCCATTTCACTA encodes the following:
- a CDS encoding DUF4287 domain-containing protein, which codes for MSFQAYLDNIEKQTGKTPNEFVALAQAKGFTDPKTKANEIVAWLKEEFGLGRGHAMALVHVFKNGAAISEKHIGSDGVHRDESDTLRLDGLDHRES